A portion of the Roseofilum reptotaenium CS-1145 genome contains these proteins:
- the petH gene encoding ferredoxin--NADP reductase produces the protein MYKSSLTGTTNSNRLFRFEVVGLNPGSTGNMNGSVRYSGSIFITVPYSRMNQEMKRISRLGGKIVKIEPLNGENAPSSTPSGSSSAPQGKVHKKSEDQKIPINIYRPKTPYVGKCLSNEKLVAEGGLGMVQHLTFDLSQGDLKYVEGQSIGIIPPGDDANGKPHKLRLYSIASTRHGDDEEDKTVSLCVRQLEYKQPETGETVYGVCSTYLCNLEAGADVAITGPVGKEMLLPDDEESTVIMMGTGTGIAPFRAYLWRMFKEQHEDYKFRGFAWLFFGIPYSQNILYREELEKMQQEFPDNFRLTYAISREQKNPEGGKMYIQDRIKENADELWELVQKPNTHIYMCGLKGMEPGIDEGMSVAAGKFGVNWDEYRKQLKKEHRWHVETY, from the coding sequence ATGTATAAATCGAGTTTAACGGGTACAACCAATAGCAACCGTCTGTTTCGGTTTGAAGTGGTTGGTCTTAACCCAGGTAGTACTGGAAATATGAACGGTTCAGTTCGTTACAGTGGTAGCATCTTCATTACTGTGCCTTACAGCCGTATGAATCAGGAAATGAAGCGTATTTCTCGTCTAGGGGGCAAAATTGTCAAGATTGAGCCGCTTAATGGTGAGAATGCCCCATCGAGTACACCTTCAGGATCGAGTTCAGCTCCCCAAGGTAAGGTTCACAAGAAATCTGAAGATCAAAAGATTCCGATCAATATTTACCGCCCTAAAACTCCTTACGTTGGGAAATGTCTCAGTAATGAAAAATTGGTGGCTGAAGGCGGATTAGGGATGGTCCAACATTTGACGTTCGATCTGTCCCAAGGAGACCTGAAATATGTGGAAGGCCAAAGTATTGGTATTATTCCTCCCGGAGATGATGCCAATGGTAAGCCTCATAAATTACGGTTGTATTCGATCGCCTCTACTCGTCATGGAGATGATGAAGAGGATAAGACAGTTTCTCTGTGTGTTAGACAGCTTGAATATAAACAGCCAGAAACGGGAGAAACGGTTTATGGCGTTTGCTCGACTTACCTATGCAATCTTGAAGCCGGTGCAGATGTGGCTATCACTGGACCGGTGGGTAAGGAAATGCTCTTACCGGATGATGAGGAATCCACGGTTATTATGATGGGAACCGGAACTGGAATTGCTCCTTTCCGTGCTTATCTGTGGCGCATGTTTAAGGAACAGCATGAAGATTATAAGTTCCGGGGATTCGCTTGGTTGTTCTTTGGTATTCCTTATAGTCAAAATATTCTCTATCGGGAAGAGTTGGAGAAAATGCAGCAGGAATTTCCTGATAATTTCCGCCTAACTTATGCTATTAGCCGGGAACAGAAAAATCCCGAAGGTGGTAAAATGTATATTCAAGACCGGATTAAGGAAAATGCAGATGAGCTGTGGGAATTAGTTCAAAAACCGAATACCCATATCTATATGTGCGGTCTCAAAGGTATGGAACCGGGTATTGATGAAGGGATGTCTGTAGCTGCCGGAAAGTTTGGTGTTAACTGGGATGAGTACCGGAAACAACTGAAAAAAGAACATCGTTGGCATGTGGAAACTTACTAA
- a CDS encoding DNA-methyltransferase: protein MKNRAPRNRTLTCSEQELSLFSQSLLSLDHQIAIDRIKDKVIHQDLFIAGEYLPKNFVDLLVLDPPYNLSKNYHGYSFNEKKQGDYQDWFSSVLKILKPILKPTATLYVCSDWKTSILIAPILEQEFYLRNRITWEREKGRGAKTNWKNNTEDIWFCTVSDRYTFNLDLVKQKRKVIAPYRHKNGQPKDWSEEEDGHFRLTHPSNLWTDISIPFWSMPENTDHPTQKPEKLMAKLILASSNPNDMVLDPFLGSGTSAVVAKKLKRNFAGIELNQDYCCWALKRLQLAEQDASIQGYTDGVFWERNTLKCQRKGTEKEVRSPVNSTIEP from the coding sequence GTGAAAAATCGTGCCCCTCGCAATCGAACACTTACATGCTCGGAGCAAGAGCTATCCCTATTCAGTCAGTCTTTGCTCTCTCTCGATCATCAGATAGCAATTGATCGGATAAAAGACAAAGTTATTCATCAAGATCTATTTATCGCTGGTGAATATCTACCCAAAAACTTTGTCGATCTTTTAGTTCTAGACCCCCCTTATAATCTTTCCAAAAACTATCATGGCTATTCATTTAACGAGAAAAAACAAGGAGACTATCAAGATTGGTTCAGTTCTGTCCTCAAGATCCTCAAGCCCATCCTCAAGCCGACAGCAACTCTTTATGTCTGCTCTGACTGGAAAACCTCGATATTAATTGCCCCTATCCTAGAGCAAGAATTTTATCTTCGCAATCGCATTACCTGGGAGAGAGAAAAAGGACGAGGGGCAAAAACCAATTGGAAGAATAACACCGAAGATATTTGGTTTTGTACCGTTTCCGATCGGTATACATTTAACCTAGATTTAGTCAAGCAAAAACGAAAAGTGATTGCGCCCTATCGGCATAAAAATGGTCAGCCCAAAGACTGGAGTGAAGAAGAAGATGGCCACTTCAGATTAACGCATCCTTCCAATCTTTGGACAGATATTAGCATTCCCTTTTGGTCAATGCCTGAAAACACCGATCATCCCACACAGAAACCGGAAAAATTGATGGCTAAACTGATTCTAGCAAGTTCAAATCCCAATGATATGGTACTCGATCCATTTCTCGGGAGTGGGACTTCAGCCGTGGTGGCCAAAAAGCTCAAACGTAACTTTGCGGGGATTGAATTAAATCAAGACTATTGTTGTTGGGCATTAAAGCGACTTCAATTAGCAGAGCAGGATGCATCGATTCAAGGATATACAGATGGGGTATTTTGGGAGAGAAATACTTTAAAGTGCCAGAGAAAGGGAACGGAGAAAGAAGTAAGAAGTCCTGTAAACAGTACGATAGAACCGTGA
- a CDS encoding gas vesicle protein K produces the protein MTSSLVPSSDHSPDAGLAPLLLTVVELIRQLMEAQVIRRMDSGSLSEEELDRAAESLQRLEEQIINLCEIFDIDPADLNIDLGEIGSLLPKQGYYPGENSDRTSILELLDRLLHTGIVVQGDVDLGLAQLNLIHAKLRLILTSKPIDDQTGNRE, from the coding sequence ATGACTTCTTCCCTGGTTCCCTCTTCCGATCATTCCCCTGACGCAGGACTTGCACCTTTACTGCTCACTGTTGTTGAACTCATTCGCCAACTGATGGAAGCTCAAGTCATTCGGCGCATGGATTCGGGTAGCCTAAGCGAAGAGGAATTAGATCGAGCGGCTGAAAGTTTACAGCGTCTAGAAGAACAGATTATCAACTTATGCGAAATCTTTGACATCGATCCGGCTGACTTAAACATTGATTTAGGGGAAATTGGCTCCCTATTGCCCAAACAAGGATATTATCCAGGTGAAAATAGCGATCGCACCTCCATTCTAGAACTCTTAGACCGGCTCCTGCATACCGGCATTGTCGTTCAAGGTGATGTGGATCTTGGTCTCGCACAACTTAACCTTATCCATGCCAAACTCCGCTTAATTCTTACCTCCAAACCCATCGACGATCAGACAGGGAATAGGGAATAG
- a CDS encoding retropepsin-like aspartic protease family protein, producing MNKHLWSKSLGMTVALGIGFIVGGAESAIAQEVQGCFMVTSSGQSIPLSGVCEGTSAPRSRPATPGVFQAQIKRRLGGIPVIEVTFNDRHSFEMIVDTGASGTLITQEMAQKLQIEPVDSVTSTIADGSRVTFPLGYVKSMAVHGAVVRDIPVAIAPRMAIGLLGHDFFGNYDVQIKQNVVEFRPRS from the coding sequence ATGAACAAACATCTATGGAGTAAGAGTTTGGGTATGACGGTTGCCCTGGGGATAGGTTTCATAGTCGGTGGAGCAGAAAGCGCGATCGCCCAAGAAGTGCAAGGATGTTTTATGGTAACCTCTTCTGGACAATCGATTCCCTTAAGTGGCGTGTGTGAGGGGACTTCTGCTCCCCGTTCTCGTCCTGCGACTCCAGGAGTATTTCAAGCCCAAATTAAGCGCCGTTTGGGGGGAATTCCGGTGATTGAGGTGACCTTTAATGATCGCCACTCCTTTGAGATGATTGTGGATACGGGAGCCAGTGGTACTCTAATTACTCAGGAGATGGCGCAGAAACTGCAAATCGAGCCGGTTGATTCTGTCACCAGTACGATCGCAGACGGTTCTAGGGTGACCTTTCCCTTGGGTTATGTGAAGTCAATGGCTGTCCATGGAGCTGTTGTCAGGGATATTCCGGTGGCGATCGCCCCTCGGATGGCGATCGGTTTACTCGGCCATGATTTCTTTGGCAACTACGACGTACAAATTAAGCAAAATGTGGTTGAATTTCGACCTCGTTCTTAA